In Saccharothrix syringae, the following are encoded in one genomic region:
- a CDS encoding TIR domain-containing protein has translation MSGKKTVFIAFAKEDEASRNLFTGQRVSARTPFEFIDMSVKEPYETQWKERVRTRIRRSDGVIALISASTPRATGELWEIKCAVEERKPLLGIWLEDYRTKPAEMGSAPCKAWTWDTVAQFIDGL, from the coding sequence ATGTCCGGCAAGAAAACGGTGTTCATCGCCTTCGCCAAGGAGGACGAGGCAAGCCGTAACCTGTTCACGGGGCAGCGCGTGAGCGCGCGGACACCGTTCGAGTTCATCGACATGTCGGTGAAGGAGCCCTACGAGACGCAGTGGAAGGAGCGGGTGCGGACGCGTATTCGCCGATCCGATGGTGTGATCGCGCTAATCAGTGCCTCCACGCCACGCGCCACCGGAGAGTTGTGGGAGATTAAGTGCGCGGTGGAGGAGCGCAAGCCTCTGCTGGGCATTTGGTTGGAAGACTACCGGACCAAGCCCGCCGAGATGGGCAGCGCCCCGTGCAAGGCGTGGACGTGGGACACGGTCGCGCAGTTCATCGACGGGCTCTGA
- a CDS encoding NAD(P)-dependent oxidoreductase: MSTAPEPVTVIGLGNLGRALAATFLRHGHPTTVWNRSAAKADALVAGGATAAATAGEAIGAGELVVIALLDAAAVREVLTDAVRGRTLVNLTSGGPQEARELADWADEHGARYLHGAVYAVPQTIGTAESSINYSGSEEVYRRWRAPLGLLGRGTFLGPDAGLASGYDVAILAGMYGMLGGFLHAAEMARAAGVRAAELTPMLKSWLADVFPVLSVFAAEIDSGDYGTEESGLAMNQAGLDTILRASRSLGVPTDTLTPLKELVDRQVAAGHGAVSLARAVESLRGAA, encoded by the coding sequence ATGAGCACAGCACCTGAACCGGTCACCGTCATCGGGCTCGGCAACCTGGGGCGCGCGTTGGCCGCCACCTTCCTGCGCCACGGCCACCCCACCACCGTCTGGAACCGGTCCGCGGCCAAGGCCGACGCGCTCGTCGCAGGGGGTGCGACGGCCGCTGCGACGGCGGGTGAGGCGATCGGGGCCGGTGAACTCGTCGTCATCGCGCTGCTGGACGCCGCCGCCGTGCGCGAGGTGCTGACCGACGCGGTGCGCGGGCGCACGCTGGTCAACCTCACCTCCGGTGGTCCGCAGGAGGCGCGGGAACTGGCCGACTGGGCCGACGAGCACGGGGCCCGCTACCTCCACGGCGCCGTGTACGCGGTGCCGCAGACGATCGGCACCGCCGAGTCGTCGATCAACTACAGCGGTTCGGAGGAGGTCTACCGGCGTTGGCGGGCGCCGCTGGGGCTGCTGGGCAGGGGCACCTTCCTCGGCCCGGACGCCGGGCTCGCCTCCGGCTACGACGTGGCGATCCTCGCCGGGATGTACGGCATGCTCGGCGGGTTCCTGCACGCCGCGGAGATGGCGCGGGCCGCCGGGGTGCGTGCCGCCGAGCTGACCCCGATGCTGAAGTCGTGGCTGGCGGACGTCTTCCCGGTGCTGTCCGTCTTCGCCGCGGAGATCGACAGCGGGGACTACGGCACCGAGGAGTCGGGGCTGGCGATGAACCAGGCCGGGCTCGACACGATCCTGCGGGCCAGCCGGTCGCTGGGCGTCCCGACCGACACGCTCACGCCGCTCAAGGAGCTGGTCGACCGGCAGGTCGCCGCCGGGCACGGTGCGGTCAGCCTGGCGCGCGCCGTCGAGTCGCTGAGGGGTGCGGCGTGA
- a CDS encoding transposase: MGQPAHPPLRRDARLHRRHGLVDRLPAYAPDLNPVEGIWSVLRRRWLSNVAFTTLDHLVRTVRQGLRKIQYRSDIINGCLTGTGLQFHPT, from the coding sequence GTGGGACAACCTGCCCACCCACCGCTCCGACGAGATGCTCGCCTTCATCGACGGCACGGACTGGTTGACCGGCTTCCGGCCTACGCGCCCGACCTCAACCCGGTCGAGGGCATCTGGTCGGTGCTGCGGCGTCGCTGGTTGTCCAACGTCGCCTTCACCACCCTCGACCATCTCGTTCGGACGGTCCGACAGGGCCTACGCAAGATCCAGTACCGCAGCGACATCATCAACGGCTGCCTCACCGGCACCGGTCTCCAATTCCACCCCACCTGA
- a CDS encoding TIR domain-containing protein, which yields MPVESSEPQGYDAFISYNHGADDGTAARLQRLIRRVGRPWYERSVLRIYRDETNSLMSESLWGSIEQELRRSRHFILLASPGAAKSFWVRREVRFWRENRDRSTFFIMRVDGTISWQGKDFDLGADSNAVPPDLAGWFTSEPHWKDVAVTANGRRARRERAARVRDAALTIAASLYRVDKDELHDEDERQRRRARRRTVTAVALFSALVLTLGISAIVQGNKADSEARIALARKLAAASDSQLAANLDVANLLAVKAFRADPSPQTRGALFRAVTASGSLVRMLPFDADVVQLTASADGGTVVVGLRGGAVLRWRLADSVPELLLTLDDEPRSLSVSADGGTVIATDGDTSHLMRPGRPVESIPVRPGWEVRAVAVSLSGRTAVMSTGEKVYAGRAMTNVLALDGDVLRSVDHDQGGERPLAVDLITTSDEETFLIDSAYGQWERRRLADWSMLSGSSAGFGTANYGVTASADGRAFSYSNGADTFRVWSTDRPTEFDAPDLTANAPIKTPEAIELSANASYIAVAEDNTIYVAPVRQAGTPSAEPIRLTGTGTITRQGLRFLGTDGTKLVSASGNRVAVWDLAQTDRISHTFPIEVSAGCNACGPPDVAVSPDGSRLVVIDGSGWGGVAGPTAQPQDIRTLPNLGLPGRYGPAVWERDGSLATVLVQPPLGGTEVSVPDGWPVSVRGVPAGQRGEGVLSAALTADTRQVVVVEDDGGIELIDLSTAATRRVLPDPDAPPAPRAPRVQAAAISSTADLVAVADEDSVMIRAAHTGVTVGEIALRDVRYLVFVPGRLLVQRKSGDLEIWDERGGERRGTVAGDRGFVYRPASNGSLVARTRDDGTIVVADLDTGAVLGPLPATLSGGRVGVAFSGDGIRLVTVTEGAGTGLGRAVHRDISDETMVRTACATAGRDLRADEWNMLVGEPVPEDLMCR from the coding sequence ATGCCGGTGGAGAGCAGCGAGCCGCAGGGATACGACGCGTTCATCTCCTACAACCACGGGGCTGACGACGGGACGGCAGCGCGCCTGCAACGCCTGATTCGCCGAGTTGGGCGACCGTGGTACGAGCGTAGTGTGCTTCGGATCTATCGAGACGAGACCAATTCGCTTATGTCGGAAAGCCTGTGGGGATCGATCGAGCAGGAACTGCGACGATCCCGCCACTTCATCCTGCTGGCCTCACCTGGAGCAGCGAAGTCGTTTTGGGTGCGGCGGGAGGTCCGGTTCTGGCGGGAGAACCGGGATCGCTCGACCTTCTTCATCATGCGCGTCGATGGGACGATCTCCTGGCAGGGTAAGGACTTCGACCTAGGAGCGGACAGCAACGCCGTGCCGCCTGACCTGGCTGGCTGGTTTACCTCGGAGCCGCACTGGAAAGATGTCGCCGTCACGGCGAACGGTAGGCGCGCCCGGCGAGAGCGGGCTGCGCGGGTGCGCGACGCCGCCCTGACGATTGCGGCGAGTCTCTACCGCGTAGATAAGGATGAGCTGCACGACGAGGACGAACGACAGCGGCGCCGGGCGCGCCGCAGAACTGTCACAGCGGTGGCCCTGTTCTCCGCTCTTGTCCTGACCTTGGGGATCAGCGCCATCGTGCAAGGGAACAAGGCCGATTCTGAGGCGCGGATCGCCTTGGCGCGCAAGCTCGCTGCCGCGTCCGACAGCCAACTGGCCGCGAACCTGGATGTAGCTAACCTGTTGGCGGTCAAGGCTTTTCGCGCCGATCCCAGTCCGCAGACCAGGGGCGCGCTGTTCCGTGCCGTCACCGCGAGCGGGTCGCTGGTACGCATGCTGCCGTTCGACGCGGATGTCGTCCAACTCACCGCCAGTGCAGACGGAGGCACGGTCGTCGTCGGTCTGCGCGGCGGGGCGGTGCTGCGGTGGCGCCTCGCCGACAGCGTTCCCGAGCTGCTTCTCACATTGGACGACGAACCGCGCAGCCTGTCGGTGAGCGCCGACGGCGGTACCGTGATCGCAACCGATGGCGACACCTCCCATCTGATGCGACCGGGCCGACCGGTGGAGTCGATCCCGGTACGCCCAGGGTGGGAAGTCCGCGCGGTCGCCGTGTCGCTGTCGGGCCGCACGGCGGTGATGTCGACAGGGGAGAAGGTGTACGCGGGACGGGCGATGACCAACGTCCTCGCGCTCGACGGCGACGTGCTGCGCAGCGTGGACCACGATCAGGGCGGCGAACGCCCGCTTGCAGTCGACCTGATCACGACCTCCGATGAGGAGACGTTCCTCATCGACAGCGCGTATGGCCAGTGGGAACGCAGGCGACTCGCGGATTGGTCGATGCTATCGGGTTCTTCCGCAGGTTTTGGCACCGCGAACTATGGCGTTACCGCGTCGGCGGACGGCCGCGCTTTCAGCTACAGCAACGGCGCCGACACGTTCCGTGTGTGGAGCACCGATCGGCCGACCGAATTCGATGCTCCCGACCTTACCGCGAATGCGCCGATCAAAACCCCGGAGGCGATCGAGCTCAGCGCAAACGCCTCTTACATCGCAGTCGCCGAGGACAACACCATTTACGTCGCACCTGTGCGGCAAGCTGGCACTCCATCGGCGGAACCCATCCGGCTGACCGGAACGGGCACGATCACGCGGCAGGGCCTGCGGTTCCTCGGCACGGATGGCACGAAACTCGTTTCCGCGTCGGGCAACCGGGTGGCGGTGTGGGATCTGGCGCAGACCGATCGAATCAGCCACACCTTCCCGATCGAGGTATCCGCCGGGTGCAACGCATGTGGCCCGCCGGACGTCGCGGTGTCGCCCGACGGCTCGCGCCTAGTGGTCATCGACGGCTCCGGGTGGGGCGGCGTGGCCGGTCCGACAGCACAGCCGCAGGACATCCGCACCCTGCCCAATCTCGGCCTGCCCGGCCGGTACGGCCCGGCGGTGTGGGAACGGGATGGCAGCCTCGCCACAGTGCTCGTGCAGCCACCGCTGGGAGGAACGGAGGTATCAGTACCCGATGGGTGGCCGGTCTCCGTTCGCGGTGTACCGGCAGGGCAGCGCGGCGAGGGTGTGTTGTCGGCGGCACTGACTGCCGACACTCGTCAGGTGGTGGTCGTCGAGGACGACGGCGGGATCGAACTGATCGACCTCTCGACCGCCGCCACCCGCAGGGTGTTACCTGATCCGGACGCGCCGCCCGCCCCCAGGGCCCCTCGAGTCCAAGCGGCGGCGATCAGTTCGACTGCTGATCTGGTCGCGGTAGCCGACGAGGACTCTGTGATGATCCGCGCGGCGCACACCGGAGTCACCGTCGGCGAGATCGCGTTGCGCGACGTGAGGTACCTAGTGTTCGTGCCTGGTCGTCTGCTGGTGCAGCGGAAGTCCGGGGACCTGGAAATCTGGGACGAGCGGGGCGGGGAGCGCCGCGGGACCGTCGCGGGTGACCGCGGCTTCGTGTACCGGCCCGCCTCCAACGGTTCGCTGGTGGCCCGCACACGTGACGATGGGACCATCGTCGTGGCGGACCTGGACACCGGAGCCGTCCTCGGCCCGCTCCCTGCAACCTTGTCTGGAGGTCGGGTGGGTGTCGCGTTCTCCGGTGACGGCATCCGGCTCGTCACGGTGACCGAGGGAGCTGGCACCGGCCTCGGGAGGGCGGTGCACCGCGACATCTCCGACGAGACGATGGTGCGTACCGCCTGTGCGACGGCGGGCCGGGACCTGCGTGCCGATGAGTGGAACATGCTGGTCGGCGAACCAGTGCCGGAAGACTTGATGTGTCGATGA
- a CDS encoding winged helix-turn-helix domain-containing protein — MWATRCRGVHLLLRRHGWTRQVPVRRAVERDDQAVADWGKDTWPQVEAPRRRSTPGLSSRTSPGCR; from the coding sequence ATGTGGGCTACACGGTGCAGGGGGGTTCACCTGCTGTTGCGGCGGCACGGCTGGACGCGCCAGGTGCCGGTGCGGCGGGCGGTGGAACGCGACGACCAGGCGGTGGCCGACTGGGGGAAGGACACGTGGCCGCAGGTGGAAGCACCGCGGCGGCGCTCGACGCCTGGATTGTCTTCGAGGACGAGTCCGGGATGTCGATGA
- a CDS encoding pyridoxamine 5'-phosphate oxidase family protein translates to MSSVVSDFGELEAEFNNYIGAINYATMVTVDARDRPRTRVLIPVWETVGGAPLGWLATYRTPVKAAHLAGNPHTSFSYWAPGNDSVAVDAVAEWDDAPPTKEHVWELYRRTSPPGAGYPLGSFWESPSDPELHVLRLTPWRVQVIRGRDLHSRIWRAGQAG, encoded by the coding sequence GTGAGTTCGGTGGTGTCCGACTTCGGTGAGCTGGAGGCCGAGTTCAACAACTACATCGGCGCGATCAACTACGCCACGATGGTCACCGTCGACGCGCGCGACCGGCCGCGGACGCGCGTGCTGATCCCGGTGTGGGAGACGGTCGGCGGCGCCCCGCTCGGCTGGCTGGCCACCTACCGGACGCCGGTCAAGGCCGCGCACCTCGCGGGCAACCCGCACACCAGCTTCTCCTACTGGGCACCGGGCAACGACTCGGTCGCCGTCGACGCCGTCGCCGAGTGGGACGACGCCCCGCCCACCAAGGAGCACGTCTGGGAGCTCTACCGCCGGACCAGCCCGCCCGGTGCCGGCTACCCGCTGGGCAGCTTCTGGGAGTCGCCGTCCGATCCCGAGCTGCACGTGCTCCGCCTGACGCCGTGGCGCGTGCAGGTGATCCGGGGGCGCGACCTGCACAGCCGCATCTGGCGGGCCGGGCAGGCGGGGTGA
- a CDS encoding transposase, whose amino-acid sequence MVMKHYPPEFRAEAVALYRSRPGATIKSVARDLGVNHETLRNWIRLDDGQRTGAPAATASAPAPVSPEDENAALRKRIRELEEERDILRKAARYFAGETCW is encoded by the coding sequence ATGGTGATGAAGCACTACCCGCCGGAGTTTCGGGCCGAGGCGGTCGCGCTCTACCGGTCCCGCCCCGGCGCGACGATCAAATCGGTGGCCCGGGATCTCGGAGTCAACCACGAGACGCTGCGCAACTGGATCCGGCTCGACGACGGACAGCGCACCGGGGCGCCCGCCGCCACGGCGAGCGCCCCGGCGCCGGTCTCGCCGGAAGACGAGAACGCCGCCCTGCGCAAAAGGATCCGCGAGTTGGAGGAGGAACGCGACATTCTGCGCAAGGCGGCCCGGTATTTCGCGGGGGAGACGTGCTGGTGA
- a CDS encoding DUF6338 family protein, with the protein MIATFQGLLVALLALLPGASYTFAYERVAGSYGISFSDRLIRFLASSALLHAVFAAPEHLLYRYLVVEKRLQNGTVTWWLLEVVALTYVLLPTAVGSLVGWGHKTHKKWAVALVGDAPEPRAWDYLWRHAVQAIVLIRLKSGTWLAGYFGRTPDGRYSYAAGHPEEGDLYLALAFVVDQATGELTLDRENKPTPVPGERGLLVRWAEIEYIDIKEYRT; encoded by the coding sequence ATGATCGCCACGTTCCAAGGTCTGCTGGTTGCCTTGCTCGCGCTGCTGCCCGGCGCGTCCTACACCTTCGCCTACGAGCGAGTCGCAGGCAGCTACGGCATCAGCTTCTCCGACCGCCTGATCCGGTTCCTGGCATCCTCGGCGCTGCTGCACGCCGTCTTCGCCGCCCCTGAGCACCTGCTCTATCGGTACCTCGTCGTCGAGAAGCGACTTCAGAACGGCACCGTGACCTGGTGGTTGCTGGAAGTCGTCGCCCTGACCTACGTCCTGCTGCCTACCGCAGTGGGCAGCCTGGTCGGCTGGGGACACAAGACCCACAAGAAGTGGGCCGTCGCCCTGGTCGGCGACGCCCCCGAGCCTCGGGCCTGGGACTACCTCTGGCGCCACGCCGTGCAGGCCATCGTCCTGATCAGACTCAAGTCTGGAACCTGGCTGGCCGGATACTTCGGCCGCACCCCCGACGGGCGCTACTCCTACGCAGCCGGCCACCCTGAAGAGGGCGACCTCTATCTCGCCCTGGCCTTCGTCGTTGATCAAGCGACCGGCGAGCTCACCCTCGATAGAGAAAACAAGCCCACGCCCGTCCCGGGCGAGCGCGGGCTCCTGGTCCGCTGGGCCGAGATCGAGTACATCGACATCAAGGAGTACAGAACATGA
- a CDS encoding Vgb family protein: MFRTMLMPMLLAAGALLTACTGSALPTVGPAAEEVKVIAIRLPEGTFPRFPTVAPDGTVWCSESSGEAIARIGTDGSVSHVRIPGSSNSPADVVHGPDGLIWFVGFQVIGRITADQQLEGWEDRRIGLPKAMASGPDGALWYTNEKEPPTISRITPTGSITHHPIQTTGSSPTMPGITTGPDGALWFIETSFFPEGPRGIGRMTTGGEYRRWALSDAMTGPSRITAGPDDALWFTTDRAIGRITVDGTISDFPIPPGTRPFDITFGLDGALWFTTDQGSIGRLTTSGQMTLHPIDGAEQLIGLASAQDGSLWIADGKADTLWHYTPTR, encoded by the coding sequence ATGTTCCGGACGATGTTGATGCCGATGTTGCTGGCAGCCGGTGCGCTGCTGACCGCGTGCACGGGTTCCGCTCTGCCAACCGTTGGACCCGCAGCCGAGGAGGTGAAGGTCATCGCGATACGGCTACCCGAGGGGACGTTCCCGCGGTTCCCGACCGTCGCACCCGACGGCACCGTGTGGTGCAGCGAGAGCTCCGGCGAGGCTATCGCGCGCATCGGCACCGACGGCTCGGTCAGCCATGTGCGCATCCCTGGTAGTTCAAATAGCCCGGCCGACGTCGTGCACGGTCCCGACGGCCTGATCTGGTTCGTCGGGTTCCAGGTGATCGGCCGGATCACCGCCGATCAACAGCTGGAGGGTTGGGAGGACCGTCGCATTGGGTTGCCCAAGGCCATGGCCTCCGGGCCGGACGGAGCTCTCTGGTACACCAACGAGAAGGAACCACCGACGATCAGCCGGATCACGCCGACGGGATCAATCACCCACCACCCGATTCAGACCACCGGGTCCTCCCCGACGATGCCCGGCATTACCACCGGCCCTGACGGCGCCCTCTGGTTCATCGAGACGTCCTTCTTCCCCGAAGGCCCGCGGGGCATCGGCCGGATGACCACGGGCGGCGAGTACCGCCGCTGGGCACTCTCCGACGCCATGACCGGCCCCAGCCGCATCACCGCCGGTCCCGACGACGCCCTATGGTTCACCACGGACCGGGCTATCGGCCGCATCACCGTCGACGGGACCATCAGCGACTTCCCCATCCCACCAGGCACCCGACCGTTCGACATCACTTTCGGTCTTGACGGGGCGCTATGGTTCACCACCGACCAAGGCAGCATCGGCCGCCTCACCACCTCCGGTCAGATGACGCTGCACCCAATCGACGGCGCCGAGCAGCTCATCGGCCTCGCCTCCGCCCAGGACGGCTCCCTGTGGATCGCCGACGGCAAGGCCGACACGCTCTGGCACTACACGCCCACACGGTGA
- a CDS encoding GlxA family transcriptional regulator — MPQPDLADPWYDLRMCRTGPAGSGPGFALNTGYGIDDIVGADTVIVSSVPDDVVDEGKPAPPELITALRRAYDAGARVVSLCSGAFALAEAGLLDGRRATAHWMHTDRLAERYPKVRVDDSVLYVDDGDVLTSAGMTAGLDLCLHLVRRDLGAHVANQLARRMVVPAHRPGGQAQFIDLSVPASDDRGLAPVLDWARANLDRPLAVDDLARRASMSRRTFYRRLQQATGTTPLRWLLNQRLVRAQSLLEATDLPVEKVAELSGLGTANNLRHHFLRQVGVSPGEYRGAFSR, encoded by the coding sequence ATGCCCCAACCCGACCTGGCCGACCCCTGGTACGACCTGCGGATGTGCCGGACGGGCCCGGCGGGCAGCGGACCGGGTTTCGCCCTGAACACCGGTTACGGCATCGACGACATCGTCGGCGCCGACACCGTCATCGTGTCGTCGGTACCGGACGACGTCGTCGACGAGGGAAAGCCCGCGCCACCCGAACTGATCACCGCCCTGCGCCGCGCGTACGACGCGGGTGCCCGCGTGGTGTCCCTGTGCAGCGGCGCCTTCGCCCTGGCCGAAGCAGGTCTGCTGGACGGCCGCCGCGCCACCGCGCACTGGATGCACACCGACCGGTTGGCCGAGCGCTACCCGAAGGTGCGGGTCGACGACTCGGTGCTGTACGTGGACGACGGTGACGTGCTGACCAGCGCGGGGATGACCGCGGGGCTGGACCTGTGCCTGCACCTGGTGCGGCGGGACCTCGGCGCGCACGTCGCGAACCAGTTGGCGCGCCGGATGGTCGTGCCGGCGCACAGGCCGGGCGGGCAGGCGCAGTTCATCGACCTGTCGGTGCCCGCTTCGGACGACCGGGGCCTGGCCCCCGTGCTGGACTGGGCCCGCGCGAACCTCGACCGGCCGTTGGCGGTCGACGACCTGGCGCGGCGGGCGTCGATGAGCCGCCGGACCTTCTACCGGCGGCTTCAGCAGGCCACCGGTACCACGCCGTTGCGGTGGTTGCTGAACCAGCGGCTCGTGCGGGCGCAGAGCCTGTTGGAGGCCACTGACCTGCCGGTGGAGAAGGTGGCGGAGCTGAGCGGGCTGGGGACGGCCAACAACCTGCGGCACCACTTCTTGAGGCAGGTCGGGGTTTCGCCCGGGGAGTACCGGGGGGCGTTTTCGCGGTAG
- a CDS encoding NF041680 family putative transposase translates to MHHARDAGAAGELSELRQEYYRCLTRRTDALFELTDAVLCTDGPVRSIAELSFTGEHRRGHGSGYAALARGRVDIDRLRTALTAVSLPRAADGRLVLAVDVTCWLRPEAHTCPQRILCHTYGRGKDQHMMVPGWPYSIVVALETGRHSWTAPLDAVRLAPGDDAASVTARQIRNVVARLIAAGHWSPGDPEILPVADAGYDGPRLAHVLADLSIAVLVRMRSDRVLRRPAPPHPPGTRGRPCRHGGEFVFGDRATWAEPEITSETTTRLYGPALVRAWDRLHPRLTHHIAWAAHDGELPILEGTVIWLQVERLPSGAIPKPVWLWHSRTGLTRAEVDLTWQAFLRRFDIEHTFRMLKQTLGWTTPKLPSPDAADRWTWLLLAAYTQLRLARKLATDLRRPWEKPRPTQRLSPSRIRRGFGTYVHNWPVRPVSRNPLDPARDAPRDCPTTSPRHATTSTPSPAQTSRNPHAAGRPSRATHDPAEQVKTQARRSMNRVCQPCAGGARPS, encoded by the coding sequence GTGCACCATGCCCGTGACGCCGGTGCGGCCGGGGAGCTGTCCGAGTTGCGACAGGAGTACTACCGGTGCCTGACCCGGCGGACGGACGCCTTGTTCGAGCTGACCGACGCGGTGTTGTGCACCGACGGGCCGGTCCGCTCGATCGCGGAGTTGTCGTTCACAGGCGAGCATCGCCGCGGGCATGGCAGTGGCTATGCCGCGCTGGCACGAGGGCGTGTCGACATCGACAGGTTGCGGACAGCGCTGACTGCGGTGTCGCTGCCTCGTGCCGCGGATGGCCGGCTGGTGCTGGCGGTGGACGTGACCTGCTGGCTGCGCCCGGAGGCACACACCTGCCCGCAGCGGATCCTGTGTCACACCTACGGCCGGGGCAAGGACCAGCACATGATGGTCCCGGGCTGGCCCTACTCCATCGTCGTCGCCCTGGAAACCGGGCGTCACTCGTGGACCGCGCCGCTGGACGCGGTCCGGCTCGCGCCCGGTGACGACGCCGCGAGCGTGACCGCCCGACAGATCAGAAACGTGGTGGCCCGACTGATCGCCGCCGGGCACTGGTCGCCGGGTGATCCGGAGATTCTGCCGGTCGCCGACGCAGGCTACGACGGACCGCGACTGGCGCACGTGCTGGCCGATCTCTCGATCGCGGTGCTGGTGAGGATGCGGTCGGACCGGGTCCTGCGCCGCCCGGCCCCGCCTCATCCGCCCGGCACGAGGGGCAGGCCCTGCCGCCACGGCGGCGAGTTCGTCTTCGGCGACCGGGCCACCTGGGCCGAGCCGGAGATCACCAGCGAGACCACCACCCGACTCTACGGCCCCGCGCTGGTCCGGGCCTGGGACCGGCTGCACCCACGGTTGACCCACCACATCGCCTGGGCCGCCCATGACGGGGAGCTGCCGATCCTGGAAGGCACCGTGATCTGGCTGCAGGTCGAGCGTCTGCCCTCGGGCGCGATTCCAAAACCCGTGTGGCTCTGGCACTCCCGCACCGGCCTCACCCGCGCCGAGGTCGATCTGACCTGGCAGGCGTTCCTGCGCCGCTTCGACATCGAGCACACCTTCCGCATGCTCAAGCAAACCCTCGGCTGGACCACCCCGAAACTGCCCTCACCCGACGCGGCCGACCGCTGGACCTGGTTACTGCTGGCCGCCTACACCCAGCTCCGCCTCGCCCGCAAACTTGCCACCGACCTGCGTCGCCCCTGGGAGAAACCCCGGCCGACCCAGCGACTGAGCCCGTCACGGATCCGCCGGGGTTTCGGAACCTACGTCCACAACTGGCCTGTCCGGCCCGTGTCCCGAAACCCTCTCGACCCGGCCCGGGACGCCCCACGGGACTGTCCAACCACCAGCCCGCGGCACGCCACGACGTCCACACCGTCACCAGCACAAACAAGCAGAAACCCACACGCGGCAGGAAGACCAAGTCGAGCAACCCATGACCCCGCCGAACAGGTTAAAACTCAAGCTAGGAGGTCTATGAACCGTGTATGCCAGCCCTGTGCAGGTGGCGCACGACCGAGTTGA
- a CDS encoding caspase family protein, whose amino-acid sequence MRRALLVGIDRYDHTSDLGGCENDAHALQPLLSRNEDNSRNLDCRSLIGRVTRDELLAAVQQLLAPGADFALLYFAGHGRPVSGDVALATTDGQGNTPGVRFGEILEFVKNSPVSEVVVILDCCFSGGAGTVSLLADKAAVLRNGVSILTASRSDQTSDELNGRGIFSTYLEGALDGGAADVLGHVTVAGLYAYLSESFGAWDQRPTFKTNVDRLHPLRSCKPDVPVTTLQQLTTWFPTPDHEFPLDPTYEPDKSQSGLPPHPEHEEVFRQLQLCRASKLLEPVGHEHMYYAAMQNLGCRLTPLGKHYWHMVDKGYL is encoded by the coding sequence ATGCGGCGGGCACTGCTGGTCGGGATCGACCGCTACGACCACACCAGCGACTTGGGCGGGTGTGAGAACGACGCTCATGCGTTGCAACCCCTACTGTCGCGCAACGAGGACAACAGCCGCAACCTCGATTGCCGGTCCTTGATCGGCAGGGTGACCCGAGACGAACTGTTGGCTGCAGTCCAACAGTTGCTGGCGCCTGGGGCGGACTTCGCGCTGCTGTACTTCGCGGGCCACGGAAGGCCTGTGAGCGGGGACGTTGCCTTGGCCACCACCGACGGGCAGGGGAACACCCCTGGCGTTCGGTTCGGTGAGATCCTCGAGTTCGTCAAGAACTCCCCCGTCAGTGAGGTCGTAGTGATCCTGGACTGCTGCTTTTCCGGTGGCGCGGGCACAGTGTCCCTGCTTGCCGACAAGGCTGCAGTCCTGCGCAACGGCGTGTCCATCCTGACCGCCAGTCGTTCCGACCAGACCTCCGATGAACTGAACGGGCGGGGGATCTTTTCCACCTACCTGGAGGGCGCTCTCGACGGCGGGGCGGCCGACGTGCTGGGCCACGTCACCGTGGCCGGTCTGTACGCCTACCTGTCGGAGTCCTTCGGGGCCTGGGATCAGCGTCCCACCTTCAAGACCAACGTCGACCGGCTCCACCCGTTGCGCAGCTGCAAACCCGACGTGCCCGTGACGACGCTTCAGCAATTGACCACCTGGTTCCCCACACCCGACCACGAGTTCCCCCTCGACCCCACCTATGAGCCAGACAAGAGCCAAAGCGGTCTACCGCCGCACCCCGAGCATGAAGAGGTGTTTAGGCAGCTCCAGCTGTGCCGTGCGAGCAAGCTTCTCGAGCCCGTCGGGCACGAGCACATGTACTACGCCGCGATGCAGAATCTTGGCTGTCGTCTCACCCCGCTGGGCAAGCACTACTGGCACATGGTTGACAAAGGATACCTATGA